The Acidobacteriota bacterium genome segment TCGAAGACCATCTCCCCGACGGCCGGAGCCTCGGGGTCGATCCAGTTGATGTCGGCGTAGGGCGTGTTCGAGTAGTGATGGTCGATGTTGACCTTGAAGGCGCCGCCGAGGGCCTCCTGGCCGGAGCGGGAGACGTCGGCGCACTCGAGCAGGATGACCGTGTCGAAATCGGCCCCCCTGATCTGCCCGATGCGGATGCCGGCCAGGTCGGGGAAGCCGGAGAAGGGGAACGGCGTGGGGTCGCGGTTTATGACGACCGCCTCGCGGCCCAGGGCGCCGGCCATCAGGGCCAGGGCCCGGGCGGTGCAAAGGGAATCGCCGTCGGGCCGGAGATGGGAAGTGACGGCGATGCGGCGCGACGCCCCTATGCGGCGGGCGATGAGTTCGCGCGGGTCAGCGGCCATGCTTCCTGGTCTCCTCGATCAGCTGGTCGATCCGGTCCTGGTGGTCCAGTCCCGGATCGAGGGCGAAAAATAGCTCGGGATTATACTTCAACTTGACCCGGGAGGCAAGGGCCCGGCGCAGGGCGCCCTTGTGGCGCTCGATCCGCTCGAGCCGGGCGGCGGGATCGCCGCCGAACACGGACAGGAAGACGCGGGCCGTCATCAGGTCGGGCGTCATCTCGACCCGGGTGACGGTCAGGAGACCCGCCCCGGGCTCCTGGAACTCGGCCAGGAGCAGGCGGCTGAGCTCGCTGCGGATGAGCTCGGCCACGCGGCGCGTCCGGAAGCCCTTCTCAGGCATAGCGGATCTCGTGGCCGGCGATCTCGGCCTCCTCGAGGTTCCTGGCGTCGGCCAGGACGCGGCCGAGGATCTCCTCGACGACGGCGGCGTGGTTGTTGAGGGTGACGACGCCCAGCCGGGCCCGCTGCCAGAGGTCCTGGAAATCGATCTCGGCCAGGGCGACGTTGTGGCGGCGCAGGCGGTCCTTGAAGCCGTGGAGGATGCGCCGCTTGTCCTTCAGGGACCGGGCGTAGGGGAAAAAGAGATCGAGCGTCAGCACGCCGACGACCATCGCCAACCTCCGGCCCCGCTAGACGGGCTGGACTTTTTCGCGGATGAAGGCCTCGATCGTGTCCCCCGGCTGGAAGCCGTTGAACCCGCCGACGCCGATGCCGCACTCGTAGTCCTTCTTGACCTCGGTGACGTTCTCTTTGAGGTGCTTGAGCGAGGTGATCCGCCCCTGGTGGAGGACCTCCCGGCCGCGCAGGACGCGGGCTTCGGCGTTGCGCGGGATCCGGCCGTCCTGGATGTAGCAGCCGGCGATCGCGCCGACCTTGGGGATCTGGAAGACCTTACGGACCTCGGCCCGGCCGAGGTAGGTTTCCTTGATGACCGGCTCGAGCAG includes the following:
- the rbfA gene encoding 30S ribosome-binding factor RbfA, with amino-acid sequence MPEKGFRTRRVAELIRSELSRLLLAEFQEPGAGLLTVTRVEMTPDLMTARVFLSVFGGDPAARLERIERHKGALRRALASRVKLKYNPELFFALDPGLDHQDRIDQLIEETRKHGR
- a CDS encoding DUF503 domain-containing protein; the protein is MVVGVLTLDLFFPYARSLKDKRRILHGFKDRLRRHNVALAEIDFQDLWQRARLGVVTLNNHAAVVEEILGRVLADARNLEEAEIAGHEIRYA